Genomic segment of Candoia aspera isolate rCanAsp1 chromosome 2, rCanAsp1.hap2, whole genome shotgun sequence:
aatcagaagacgcttaattcttgggagaagatcaatgaccaatctcgataaaacagttaagagcagagacatcacactgacaacaaaggtccgcatagttaaagcaatggtgttccccgtagtaacatatggctgcgagagctggaccataaggaaggttgagtgaaggaagatcgatgcttttgaactgtggtgttggaggaaaattctgagagtgccttggactgcaagaagatcaaaccagtccatcctccaggaaataaagccagactgctcacttgagggaatgatattaaaggcaaaactgaaatactttggccacataatgagaagacaggaccctctggagaagatgctgatgctagggagagtggaagtcaaaaggaagaggggccgaccaagggcaagatggatagatggtattctagaggtgatggatttgtccctgggggagctgggagtgttgacgaccgacaggaagctctggcgtgggctggtccacgaagtcacgaagagtcggaagcgactaaacgaataaacaacaaaactaagTGCTACATTAGTTTACAGATGAATTTCTATTTGATGCTATTCTTTTAGAATTACCCTTTTAGACATTAATGCTTATCTAACTCACTTTTGAAAAAACCTTTTTCGAACAGTGGATGAACTAGAGGCCTTTTAACCACCACCCCAACACTAACCACCTGCAATCAAATTACTTTTGAAACATCAAATCATTCTGATCTGAAACAATGTTCTGattcaaaattttaaaacagtttGATTTGGATCAATGATTGAGAGCATCTAAATAGGTCAATTCATCAAATCATTGTTATTAAGAAGATGCTTTTTACATGAGCAAAAGCAATTACATTATTGAATTGGCACTGCAGTTGCAAGATTTGTTTGAATCACCTTTTATTGAATCTCCAAATAAAATTCCTAATTTAATCTTTGCACCAtcataataagtaaataaaaatatgcatcttGAACACAGTCAGGTGTTATCTACAATTCATACACTAGATGAACCAGCAAAATAATAATCTACCATAAGTGGCATTTCTGGAATCTTTCAAACAATACCATTTAACATATGATtgtttataaaccatagtttagtatttattttaaaaaatatggaattGCTATTATAAATTTGCCTCTTTCAATGACTCACAAAAGCCTATTTCTCTAACGTTGTTCCCGTTATCTATGAATCTGTCAAATATCCACACCTTATCACAGTAGGTCAAATGTTCTTAAAAATGTTACTTGTACTGTAAATGTCAGAAAAGTATACAAATTGTCATTGCATGTTACCTGTCAGAAATGGTAATATATGGAATACTGCAATTctgaaaatttgaaatgaaaggaagaatataaacgctttaacaaaaataatacatttgaatTTCCTATGTTGCCATCAAGTGTACATGACTGTCAGATGCTATAAAAAAGCTACAGATATTGTGAAatattaaatactgtatgttaGATACTACAAAAAAAGTAACAATAATTGCCAAATACTGGTTAAGCAGCCAGTCTTGGCGGTGGGGGGATTACGAAATCTCTGCAAAATATTAATTGCTACATATTACATGCAGGAGGGAAAAAACCCCCAAATATTAACCCTTACCACCACCTCCACAACCACCACCCACAAACCAATTTTGCCACATATCTGACAGAAATATTCACACAGGGATTGCATACTATTTATACAATACTTTGCTTGATCTGtttcttctgctctttctttGAGCTCACTGTATATGAGTATACAAGGTACATGAGGGTTAGCCCCACAACAAAATCATTCAGTGACCAGGTCCAGCCCTGGGCTAAAGATATCTAGTGAGCTTCATGGTAGAGTGAGGACTTAAACCGGGGTCTCCCTGGGTCAAGTTCACACTTTAAACACTACAATGCACTGGCCATTTAGAGAGTGAATACTTTTAAACTGGTAGCATTTTCATATGATTTTCTGGAATTAATACCCGTCATCTTAGTTTTATTCTCCTTTGAAAGCCTGATTAGGCAATTATACTCACATCCTTAGATACGTTCTAACGGTGCTatataaatagaacaaaacaaagcagcctGTTACTTTCTGATAACattgtcatttatttatctactttTGAAAGGGAGCAACATTTGGGGAAAAACACTATTATTGCACAGTAAAATgataaagcataaataaaaataaccagacaaataatattctttaaaaaagaaaaacaagatccCACATTTTATCAAAAGAGTTCTGAAATCTTTATTCATGGAATAAATGGGTGCTAACAAATAAACAGAGGCAAATGCTAGATTTACTACAATATATGTCCTGATATAAATCAAGGCTCTTCAGTGAGTTGGTGTTGACATAGACAGGGTGTTATGATTTAAGTTTGTTTGGTTTGAGAGCACTGAGATTGAAATATCATGGCTTTTGCCTTAAACAGTGAAGATCTTTTGACATGATTGTACATGAACACACAGCCATAAGGAAAAAATTCCATAAGTACAACTTACAAAGCAAATAGCCTTTGTATGTTAAGTCATGGTCTTATAAAGGTAGAACATTTAATAAAACAGTAATTACtgttttagattttagatttacAATAAGGTACAGTCTGGAGGGAGCCATAAGGAAAAAATTCCATAAGTACAACTTACAAAGCAAATAGCCTGTGTATGTTAAGTCATGGCCTTATAAAGGTAGAACATTTAATAAAACAGTAATTACTGTTTCAGATTTTAGATTTACAATAAGGTACAGtctggagggagagggaaagggaaaggccATATGGGATGGagagtatggtctagtggttaaggcaacgggctagaaaccaggagactgagagttctagtcccgcctgaggcatgaaagccggctgggtgaccttgggccagtccctctctctcagcccaactcacctcacagggatgttgttgtggggaaaagaggaggaggaaggagtattaggtacattcaccaccttgagttatttaaaaaaataataaaggcggggtagaaaataaaattatatgtatctatctatctatctatctatctatctatctatcatctatcgatCGATCAATAGAAAGGCTGATATAAGCACATTTCAGGCAGTTCGTATGTAGTGACTCTCTGTTCAAGAATAGCAGGGTCAATTAAATCATAAATCCATTCATTTTCTTCTGACATGTAGCTTCATGTGTGGTCAGACATTCAGTTTTTCAACTACATTGGATCACAGCGCAATGTGTGAATCAAATCTTAAGAGACCAATAACTTTCAAGATGGGTTTTGagaaattctgtttttgttttttttcctcagaatctTATTTCTGGCTTTTCAATGCCTTGGTTCCTTGAATGGTGCCTGCCCTCAATTGCTGTTAAATGCCAATGTCGGGCATCTTGAAGACTGCATTTTCATTTCATCAAAGGCAAGATGTAATAGGGTTAGCCGGTACCccatgttggagatgttaacaaatcagcatgcctcattagcatataggtgagttgatcccatgatgcaattctgtgtgtgtgaggaagctgtttgttgccactcccacttcctctctctttcttcctcctccttccaccgacTGAGGCAGCATGcgtgctgctctctctccctccattatggccacatgcttgggccttgaggaagaattctgcccctatctgcatgcagctcttggcagcaatgagggctgagagttcattaagtttagggaaagaacagaagaaacaaggaacatcatttttctaaCAAAAAGGGATGTtactgaaccaaataaatcagtaagactctttttacttactttttgaacctactttgtctaagtgtgtgattctttatgcttgggagggctaagtgtgtaagatcaataacctatatttctctaatgtgctcattaaagctattttagataatattctttttctgtgcatggcttctccgctgtgttaagctctgctccattcagtggtcctagatgtccactaatggcttcacccAGACCGTGAGAACATAGCGCATATCTCCATATTGTGTAGTTGCATCTTCATTTTGCCAAAATACAGGCCAAAGAAAAGGTTGTTGATTTGACATACTAATTAAAAGACATGCACATGCAGCAATGCCCTTCATGATACTGCCTCACCTTTGGCCAAAAAAGATTAAGCTCTAATGCTGGATTTATAAGACATAATTATGGAAGACAATTTAGTCAGAATGGAAGCTCAGTCTTCTCCAgtttgctgccctccagatgaaaGGGATTTCAACAGCCATAATTACCACCCAGTGTGCTATACAAGTTATTTGTGTATTTCAATATGCAAAGAGgaaagtggaaaaagacaataatATACGAGTCTCTTATACCAATCAAAACTACACAGACATTACATTATACAGTCAAATTATAACACTAAAATCAGTCACTTAACAATGGGAAATTAAATTTTATAAATTAGTTTACACTGTCCAAATTTCCAAACAGTCCTCCCACTGGGATTCCCAGCAGTAAAATGCTTGTTCAGttataaaaatacttttctggttttttttaatataaaatttcattaaagattttttttaaaaaaataaaaactaatacatactaatataaagtaagaaaaggaagagagaaaaataaaaaagaaagagtacaagaaaggaaaaaaagtaaagaaaaaatagaaaagaaaaaagatacaaagcattagcttctgattttctttacagcagttataagtacaattataagtttacctcttatTCTATTGTTACAACatacctctcttctttctgtagtctattctgtctaatcatcaaaaccaaaaatcataagtttatttttttttctgtttcgtgCAAAAAAccaataaggggtttccagtcagcaataaatgtaaatattgcttttctctaatcaaacaagtcaatttagccatctcagcaagttccaacattttcaccaaccattcctccattgatTGTGGTtaatgttgaatctttccatctttgtgcatacaataatcttgctgaagCTATCATGTACAGAAACAAAgtcccatgacttttttccaattgtttgtcaGTCcccaaagaaaaacctctggtttcagctgtatattaatctttaaaatcctctgaatcagtgtatatatttgaacccagaattttctagcttttttacacatccaccaaaataaaaatgcatttctgGACCACTGTATAATTAGTGGAGAATGCATATGTTTCCAACTTTATAATATCACTTGTGGAACCACTTGGATTGAAGCCCTGCACCTAGAGGGTTGGGAAAAGTTGAACTCAGTGAAAATCTTTTTGATGCAGGTGAGATCAAGCTTATTAACAACTTTGCCTAACACTAATCTTCTGACTCTAAAATTCTTATTGCACTAGTAATCTTATATTGTAGCACTTGTATCCCATGCAATGCTTTGTAGGAACCTTATGACATGAATCCTAACAGCACAATCTTATGCCCAGGCAGGCATCCATCAATTTAATTGCATAAGATCAAACAAAATTACTTCCCTATTAAGTGATATTCCCTATTATGTAATATTACTTCCCTGTTCAGTCTCTTCATCCAACCTTCCCTACCAGGAACTCAAGGTGAGGCACCTCATattccccttccttttccccaCACCATATCCCAAGTGATAGGATTACCTATCCACTGTTTTCCATATTTTCCATTcacttccttcatttctttctctccccccatccATCATTATACAGCATGTCTGTCCATTCACTAAACACTGATCATGAGTCCTCCTCCTGATCTCTCCAGAGCCTGAGAGCCTAGCACATAGCTCAGTTGATCCCAGGAAAACTGCTCCAAGAAGCCAAAACCGCCAGTCATTATTTCAGTCTCTTGAAATTAGGAAGCGACatgcttaaaagaaaagaagacgtAGAGTACATATGACTGTATGTACATTGATTTCTACGGGATCCAGGACCTATCATGCTGACTGGTGTAGAAGCCTGCCTGTATAGCTGTTTGTGGGAAAGCTTGCCTCCCACACCCAGTGCTGATGAGCAGCATCAGCAGGAGGCAGGGCTTCTCCAGACTGTTCACGGTCCGGGTAGAAAATGACCAAATGGGGCTCATGAAAGGAAACTAAATATTTAGATAGTGAAATGTACTAACATCCTGTTTCAAGGTGCATTAGAACTAGTAGTTTCCTTCATTTTCCAAATGCATAAATAAGACTCACAAACAATTTCAGCCACAAATTCCTCTGGGTGGAGCAAACAATAATGTTATTTTTGCATAGTCATTGCACAGAAGGAATCCTGAAAGATGCTGTGGAGAACTGAAAGCAGAGAATAGCGGGGTAGTTTGACAGGGGACTGTCATTGAAACGGTTCTTTCTCACAAGACAGAGCAGCAGCACTTTGCGGGGTAGTCTTTGCTATACACTTCATTCTCATTGCCAAAGACATAGAAGGAGTAGGGTTTGCCTTTCCATGCATATTCAGCTTTTGTGAGTGGCACCAGCTCGACTGTTTGCCTctgcaaaaggaaagagaaaacagttCTATCCCTGAAATCATTTATATCCTCTTCTAATGTGAATTCCACAGTGGTGGGGATTGGTCTCCTCTTCTCATCCCTATCCTTCCCCTAGCATCCTACATTGTCAACACAGCCAGcgggtgggggagaggggaatCAATTATTTGTACACTTCGGTCAGAcgtgactcgatgcttgcacaggggacctttcacctttcaccacccTCAGCACCTTTTAATTTGCTgaaatttaattcaaaattaagGATGGGGATGAGAAGAGGCCAATCTCCACAAACAGGCCATTTTGTAGCCCATttcaaaaatgtctttttaaGGTGGAAAATAGAGTGGAAAGCCTCAGGGTGCCACTCAGGGGTTCTCCAAAAGGTATCTCCAAAGCGCCTCTTCCCTCTTTGACCCCCAACTCCTCCAAAATGCAGGTTGAAATCATTCCCATATTACGAGGTGGCCTTTTGCAGGCCTGTGGAAAGAAGGGAGGCAGAGGTACAACCCCTAGTTCCTAGATTAAGGAACCTGGGGAATAGTTCTACAACCTCCATTTTCACCTCCATGTTGTGGAGATCAGTTGCGACAATTCCATGACCACTACTCATGGGTGTATTACAAATTGAGCATCATTGTCAATTTGTAATCTTTGCAACATACATCACTTGAAGTATATCTCAGAAAAACATGCTGTGGGGAAACTCtagtttcttttgtttattaattctTACCagtcccctcctttcctttctgctTGTTGTTTaataaaggcaaaaataaaaaaagaacaacagttCTCTGTTTCCAAATGTGATTCACAAGCATGTAACTTAACTCCACTAAAAAATCTTTGGAGCAAGtgtgcctaattttttttttttttttgataatgtGTTTAAATTAGATCAAATGCCTCTATAATACAAAAGCAATCTAGAAATTGATGTACATTACTTAGAAAAAAGAACAGCATTATATTATTCTAGTCCTTTAACAATCTTTCGGTCAGGCCACTAGAATCTGTGAACTGAGGAATTCAAAGAACATTTGGGAATTTACATTCTGGGGTCCTTTCAGGAAAACAACTTTCACAAAAATCCAGGTTAACTAGTGGATTGTGACTTTTAAGTGTTGTAGTTTATATCTGTTCTGACTGCTGCAAACAGTGCAAACTTCATTCTCTTATTTTGACTTACTTTATCCCATCTTCATGTTAACATATTAAGTATTCCTTCCTCTTAATTCTCCATCTTAGTTCTAGTTAATGTTACATTCTTAGTTCTAGTTAATGTTACATTCCTCTGACCAAGATTTAATTTAGCCTCCTTGTACCGAAAGGTGGAACATAGCACTGGGATAAGCATATCAGGAAACGTCTTACCAAAATTGAATCTGACTGTCCTGTCATTCAGAGAGGGCCAGCTGCAGTCTTTTCCCCTCCACCTCCTCACAAGGTTAATGAGGCAACATGAACATGAGCTAGGTGACAGGCCTTGTCAGTAGTGGTCccattgatttttattatttattataatgaaGGTTTCTTTGTTGTACCCTGCCCAGAGTCTGATAAGATTGGGGTGAGCTATAAatattgtgtgtgtctgtgtgtgtatttgctaTTCAAGAGGTATACAGTATCACCTGTGATATGATCATCTCTGTTATGTTCTAAAGAAAGGCCATCAACATAGAAAGCAATGCAGTACAGCAGCAGCCACCGATTAGATTTATATCAGAAACAAATTTATATTCCAAATAAAGACATGTGGTCTCCAAAATGTGCTGCATCACACTGAGGAGGGGGAGGAATCATTTCTTGACGTTTAGCTGTATCAAAGGCATGTTCTTTGTACTTCAGGGAAAAGAGCTTAAAGAATAATTAAACATTATATCTGTGTCATCTAAGACTGCCGCAAGGAAAAGCTGGAGTTTCCCAATTTCTCACCTCAATTTATTTCCTATGGAAATAAATTttcattttagctttttttaagaGGAAGCCTAAGGGAGTTAGACTATTACCTCAAAACTTAGTTTGGCTCTTAAGCATCATGTTGTCTTAGAGTAAAAGATGGTGGTAGTacattattgatttattgatttattgatttatttatttattggtgcaAAATAAAACCTTGTTTTAAAGGATTAGGGTTAGAGTTACCAGACTTCAGATGCAATGGACACAATTTGCATCCAGACTTCCCCTGAAATAAAGACTAAATCCATTGTATATGAAGTAATCTGAGTAGTTCACTTAAATCTGCATTATTTCCATCATTTTCCATCATTTGTGCCCTATTATTAAGTACACAAATGCTGTTATTTGTGTAATTTTCAGTAATCTGTGTCACTGCACAAGtacataattatgcaaatgacataaactgGTATTAATTGATGCAGGTGATATAAAGTTGGATTTAATTGATGTTTGGGAGTAACAAATACCCCTATCTCTCAATGGTCCACTGAAGTGAGGTTTTACTTTATTATTAGTTCTCAGTGATTGAAAACAAGAGAAAACTGCACTTtggtaaaagtaaaaataataataataataatttgattgcaaaaaatcctgcaaaagaaaaagaaagaataatctAACTGGCAAATCCTTCATTAATGTAACATCCCCACACATAAACATTCTCAAAACttattgaaaaaacaaaaacaaaaaaaatacccTGTTAATAAGtcaagaagatttttttaaaaatgcagttgttcTCTCTGGCACTCACCTGTTTCAAGATTCGATGTTCACCTGAAGCAAACATCATTTTGTGTTGAGCAATGCATATCCTTGAATAGTCTTCAATGGATGATTCTGGGAAATCCATTATGGGAAGTACCTGGAATGCAGATAAAGACATATTCTTTCACATTAGATTAGTTAGCACTTTTGACTGCACTGTTGCTTAGCAAGACTGCACAGGACTGTCAGGCTTTCTCCCAGTGAATGCTTGGAACTGTATACCAAAAAGCATACATCCATCactagaaatttaataaagtgtAGCTGTGATTGTCTTATCTTTTTGCACAGAGGACATAAGTATTctaaattagtgtttctcaaccttggcaactttaagaatgctggctggggaattctaggagttgaagtccacacgtcttaaagctgccaaggttgagaaacactggtctaaatgatTGCATGCAAAGTTAAAAGATGCTTTGGGACAGTGATCTATTTGCATGCAGAAGTTTCCAGATTTAATCCCCAGCATCTTTCAATGGGGCTAGAAAAAAATCCTCTCTGAAACACTGAAGTCTACTCCAGTCAGAGTTGGGAATACTGAGCTAGATGACTTAATATCTGTATGGAAACACCCTATAGAGGGCTAGAGAGAACCCTTTCAGAGGTATTTTAGTAGATTCTTGAACTGAACAAAGGATTGGAATGACCAATAAAAGCACCACTAGCTCACACAGTCTGCATTCTATCTTCCAATATTCTTTTatatatacaggaagtcctcatttagtgactgcctcatttagcaaccatccacagttacaacagtgatgaaaaaataactttacgaccaatcctcacatttatgacttttgcaggtctgtaaagcaaaggaaagctgaagtaagatcatagttgtggtttcacttagggaccgcttcacttaacaaccaaattcCCAATCCCAACTGTGgtagttaaacaaggactacctgtatattcttcCAGTAATCattgcatacatactgtatatgtgtcaGTAAGTATCTTACCAATTTATTCTCATCACTAAGTATTTTTCTTCCAGTTACTTCCTGCAAATGGTAAAGTGGAAAGTCAGAATCCTTGTCTGCTGTGTGTTCTAAAATATTGTTCTTCCTATTGGTAAAAAAGGTTGTATTTGCTTGTTAAGATGCCAATTTAAAGGTGAAACAGACTGAGTACATATTAATAAGTCCTGGAAGATAAGATACCACTTTAACCTCATTTATATCTACCAAAAGTCTCTCTTTATAGAGACATTTTGCCAGAtattgttaggtaaaggtaaaggtttcccttgacattaagtccaatcgtgtccaactctagggggcggtgctcatctccatttcaaagccgaagatccagggtttgtccatagacacttccgtggtcatgtggccagcatgaccaaacggaacaccattacctgcccgcggaagcggtgcctattaatctactcacatttgcatgttttcgaactgctaggttggcaggagctgggactagcaacgggagctctccctgtcacacggattcgaaccgccgacctttcaatcggcaagctcagcggtttaacccgcagcgccaccgcgtcccctccgCCAGATATTGTTAGTGTAGACAAAAATGCACTCTTGGGCTGTAATCCCCTAGTTCAATTACTAGGCAGTAAAATTCATTGAATTTAAAGGTTAGGGTTAGTGGCAAATTACATTTGCAAGGTACTCTGTAGAAAATAAACCTAAGGGTTTATTAGGTGGTCCACAGATCAGGAGCTGAGTGATTTATTGTATTACCCCTAGCCTTAACAATTATcaagatcagcctttctcaacttttgaccctggaggaatccttaaaatacttttcaggcctcagggaacccctgcacatttaggctgaaatataggccagaagttacaaaattattatattcgtttcatgggtaggcctgtatatatgcattaagagtgttcttaaactaaaaataaagaatgaaatttcacttctttaatgtgaagttgcctgaatttgaaatatttttttaaataaattgtgatctcccagggaacccctagtgacctcccgcagaatcctagggtgccacagaaccctggctgagaaaccctgacttaaaTGAAGGGAGAAAGTATGTATGTAAGAGGCTATGAGATGGTTTTCCTGCTCCACTCATGGCAAAATATATATAACCCGAAATCCTATGCCCCAAAGAAtccatggtggtggtggtcataTTGGGGAATATATTACTGTGAGAAAAACCAGAAGTATGGCCCCTATAGGCATGCTTACACATACTTTTCCTTCCACATGAACAAAGAAACTTATAACATTATtccttcttttgctttacagCTTACCATGTGATTGAAAGTTCAGTATGATACAACAACATGCCTTTCCCATTGCAGCGGTAACACATGAGCCACCCATTGCTACAGCAACTGAAGCAACTGTGAAAGAGAAATCAACGTCAGAATTAGTCCCTGTGATATTGTAAAACTTCCCCTCTCAGCAAACAGTGGGCTGAATATCATTATCACCCTAATTTTATTTCACTCATAGACTATCACACACATCtaacattaataaatattaataagacTACATAGTAGAGagaagatacattataaaaatgttGCAAATACTGATAGAAATAAAAGATAACTAAAAAAATTACTGCTGAAGAGAAGCAATCTAGGCcataaaatgtaagaaataacTAAAGCTTAGCATTACTAACAAAACTATGAACATGTGTAAAGACCCACCTTCTTTTCtattagaaagaaaatcaaaatctCTAATGAGGACTTAGGGTTCTAAATGGGAATTACTTCAGTTATTTAAATTCTTGTAACCCCTATCACttccttttcaataaatcttACAAAAGAGAATTCTGTAAGAATTTCAGTTTTAGACAACTGTCAAAGAACCTAACAAATATGGCACAcatgctgggttcatacaatggcCAATCTTGTTTATAAAGTCCAGCATTATCTGCACCTCTGGATCAGAAGCAATCAAATATTTCCTGCTAAATTTAAGGCCCTTTCCATCTGTAGCTTTTAGAAGAAACTCTTGCTAAAAATGCCCACTGATGGTTTGATTTCAATTGCTGCTGTCTGCTTTCTCATGCAGCTGCCATATTGATTCAGCAAATTCCCCAGGGGAAAGTTACCCCTCATGTGAATCAGTTTCACTAGGACACAATATATTCATTATGTTTTCCCAAAACAAGATGATAGTCCTTATCTACAATAGCAGCAAAGGTGCAAGGTGTAAGCATATGGTCTTCCTGTGACAAATGAGGGCCTAGGCCTGGCTGTCTCCTTCTATATACAGTTTGGAGACAGTTCATAGCAGGCCTGCCCAAATTAATTTTGCTTCCAATCTGGCCATCCGGCAGCTCTGCCAAAATAAAAGCAGGTAGGGATATATTTGCCATGCTAGATTTCAAAACTGCAGGATTTCAAGTAGGAGTTTTAGTTACCTCCAGGAACCCCCACAATTACAAGGTGATGTCACTTCTGACACCAGGATTGTCCTTTATAAACTATCCTgagaccctttttaaaaaaatagtagttACATTGCTTACAGTTCTTTGTCTGCTGGCTAGTAGAATGCCTTACTCCCCTGCTTCCATTCCTTCTGGTTTTTTTATTGCCACATATAAGTTACCATTCTTTCTAGCCTACTGATTAAAATCACATTTCACTATAGGAATACTAGTGCAAGTGATCTACGTTCATGTGGAAAGAGAATGAGGAGAAACCCTGAATGCTAGATGGTGTAGATCATGTTCCTCGACcttggatggctggggaattctgggagttgaagtccacacatcataaagttgctaaggttgagaaacactgatgtagctcTTAAAAAATATAAACCCACAATTTTATCTTTTCTGAAAGACCTAGATAAGAGAGGACAACCCAATAAAGGCTTATCATGAAAACTGTTACAAGAATAGAAATGAAGTTTTGCTTGAAGCAAAGCTTACCGATGGTCTCCTGTACCCAAACACCATGAGCAGGCATTGCCTTCTGCTGAATTGAACCGACTCCCATTACAAGCTGAACACTTTTTCTGTATTTGAAGAAATGcaatacaatttttatttcatttaaaaacaaacaaacagctatg
This window contains:
- the LOC134489131 gene encoding protein SSUH2 homolog; protein product: MNNRSIGGKQGSGDNGNKSLSGLLDQNPPQHLSYWNTLSTSEQEIKDAFLQYAATKCCYRTAPAKRMKVQKLTPLNTYRYRLETFTERRETHLASEDYHGGFVDSAAVGPPPAPWELTVDPPPLFTDCETHIPVPHSYSLENCRNCNGRGAIMCQSCKGKGKKKCSACNGSRFNSAEGNACSWCLGTGDHRCFSCCSNGWLMCYRCNGKGMLLYHTELSITWKNNILEHTADKDSDFPLYHLQEVTGRKILSDENKLVLPIMDFPESSIEDYSRICIAQHKMMFASGEHRILKQRQTVELVPLTKAEYAWKGKPYSFYVFGNENEVYSKDYPAKCCCSVL